One window from the genome of Kluyveromyces marxianus DMKU3-1042 DNA, complete genome, chromosome 3 encodes:
- the RBL2 gene encoding Rbl2p, with protein MAPTQLEIKERALKRLCKEEKFYQKELEDQKEHVKKLEADPSVDSYDLKKQIEVQQDTERLLPELYKKIREFRDDLEKFLESYEGTEDLEPAKAAIAEADILLSK; from the coding sequence aaagaaagagcaCTTAAAAGACtatgcaaagaagaaaagttctaCCAGAAAGAACTAGAAGATCAGAAAGAACACGTAAAAAAGTTAGAAGCTGATCCATCCGTTGATTCATATGActtaaaaaaacaaattgagGTACAACAAGACACTGAGAGGCTACTTCCAGAACTCTATAAAAAGATCAGAGAATTCAGGGATGATCTTGAGAAGTTCTTAGAGTCTTACGAGGGAACAGAAGATTTGGAACCAGCCAAAGCTGCTATAGCGGAAGCAGATATTTTGCTAAGTAAATGA